From Penaeus vannamei isolate JL-2024 chromosome 40, ASM4276789v1, whole genome shotgun sequence, the proteins below share one genomic window:
- the LOC113824516 gene encoding dr1-associated corepressor homolog: protein MKVLVVVTLAAAAVGQQFQQQRQYDTAVRLATPGYFTQGGSFTSASFRNANGRLQDDSFQNSFQTATSDANTFRQSGLFQNSNQLQRNAAINRNQFQTGSFQQNSFDSNAFQQNTSPFQQNSFFQSGSSQFGSDNRFQTNANQINSGSRFQSANQQDNSFQTFDNQRNSASTFSTFNNQQNLGGQFQQRSSSGFQSDFNQQDSNNQFQSSFNNQNSNDRFQSTFNNQNSNNRFQSTFNNQDSNRFSQNSQTTSFLQSSSDSVSGVFEPLNLPSGASALLGGITSAFSCLDRPYGYYADQDNSCRVFHVCNPTLFSNGAVETYQYSFMCGEGSVFDQKELACVAESSAIPCQESSNYFYTNEQFGRPEDKSF from the exons ATGAAGGTTCTCGTTGTTG TGACGCTGGCAGCTGCCGCTGTCGGCCAGCAGTTCCAACAGCAAAGGCAGTATGACACTGCCGTCCGCCTTGCCACTCCCGGATACTTCACACAGGGCGGAAGCTTCACCTCAGCTTCCTTCCGCAACGCAAATGGCCGACTGCAAGACGACTCCTTCCAGAACTCTTTCCAGACTGCCACTTCAGACGCCAACACCTTCCGTCAGTCTGGACTCTTCCAGAACAGCAACCAGCTCCAAAGGAATGCTGCCATCAACCGCAACCAGTTCCAGACTGGTTCCTTCCAGCAGAACTCCTTCGACTCCAACGCCTTCCAGCAGAACACAAGTCCATTCCAGCAGAACAGCTTCTTCCAGTCAGGTTCCAGTCAGTTTGGTTCCGACAACCGATTCCAGACCAACGCCAATCAGATTAATTCCGGAAGCCGATTCCAGTCCGCCAACCAACAGGACAACTCTTTCCAGACCTTCGACAACCAAAGGAACTCTGCTTCCACATTCTCCACATTCAACAACCAACAGAACCTTGGTGGTCAGTTCCAGCAACGTTCTTCTAGTGGCTTCCAGTCAGACTTTAATCAGCAGGATTCCAACAACCAATTCCAGTCTAGTTTCAACAACCAGAATTCCAATGATCGATTCCAGTCCACCTTCAACAACCAGAATTCCAACAACCGATTCCAATCCACCTTCAACAACCAGGATTCCAACCGTTTCTCTCAGAACTCTCAGACCACCTCCTTCCTTCAATCCTCCAGCGACTCCGTCAGCGGAGTCTTCGAGCCTCTGAACCTTCCCTCCGGCGCCAGTGCCTTACTGGGAGGCATCACCAGCGCCTTCAGCTGCCTCGACCGTCCCTACGGCTACTACGCTGACCAGGACAACTCGTGCCGTGTCTTCCACGTGTGCAACCCGACGCTCTTCTCCAACGGCGCCGTCGAAACCTACCAGTACAG CTTCATGTGCGGCGAGGGTTCGGTGTTCGACCAGAAGGAGCTGGCTTGCGTAGCGGAGTCGTCCGCCATCCCCTGCCAGGAATCCTCCAACTACTTCTACACCAACGAGCAGTTTGGACGCCCCGAAGATAAATCATTCTAA
- the LOC113824525 gene encoding probable ATP-dependent RNA helicase ddx42 — protein sequence MKVLVIVTLAAAAVGQQFQQQRQYDTAVRLATPGYFTQGGSFTSASFRNANGRLQGDSFQNSFQTATSDANTFRQSGLFQNSNQLQRNAATNRNQFQTGSFQQNSFDSNAFQQNKSPFQQNSNAQSANSFFQSGSSQFGSDNRFQTNANQINSGSRFQSANQQDNSFQTFDNQRNSASTFSTFNNQQNLGGQFQQRSSSGFQSGFNQQDSNNQFQSSFNNQDSNNRFQSTNNQNSNNRFQSTFNQNSNNQFQSSFNNQNSNNRFQSSFSNQDSNNRFQSSFNNQDSNRFSQNSQTSSFLRSSSDSVSGVFEPLNLPSGASALLGGITSAFSCLDRPYGYYADQDNSCRVFHVCNPTLFSNGAVETYQYSFMCGEGSVFDQKELACVAESSAIPCQESSNYFYTNEQFGRPEDKSL from the exons ATGAAGGTTCTCGTTATTG TGACGCTGGCAGCTGCCGCTGTCGGCCAGCAGTTCCAGCAGCAAAGGCAGTACGACACTGCCGTCCGCCTTGCCACTCCCGGATACTTCACACAGGGTGGAAGCTTCACCTCAGCTTCCTTCCGCAACGCAAATGGCCGACTGCAAGGCGACTCCTTCCAGAACTCTTTCCAGACTGCCACTTCAGACGCCAACACCTTCCGTCAGTCTGGACTCTTCCAGAACAGCAACCAGCTCCAGAGGAATGCTGCCACCAACCGCAACCAGTTCCAGACTGGTTCCTTCCAGCAGAACTCCTTCGACTCCAACGCCTTCCAGCAGAACAAAAGTCCATTCCAGCAGAACTCAAACGCTCAGTCTGCCAACAGCTTCTTCCAGTCAGGTTCCAGTCAGTTTGGTTCCGACAACCGATTCCAGACCAACGCCAATCAGATTAATTCCGGAAGTCGATTCCAGTCCGCCAACCAACAGGACAACTCTTTCCAGACCTTCGACAACCAAAGGAACTCTGCTTCCACATTCTCCACATTCAACAACCAACAGAACCTTGGTGGTCAGTTCCAACAACGTTCCTCTAGTGGTTTCCAGTCAGGCTTTAATCAGCAGGATTCCAACAACCAATTCCAGTCTAGTTTCAACAACCAGGATTCCAACAACCGATTCCAATCCACCAACAACCAGAATTCCAATAACCGATTCCAATCCACCTTCAACCAAAATTCCAACAACCAATTCCAGTCCAGCTTCAACAACCAGAATTCTAACAATCGATTCCAGTCCAGCTTCAGTAACCAGGATTCTAACAATCGATTCCAGTCCAGCTTCAATAACCAAGATTCCAACCGTTTCTCTCAGAATTCTCAGACCAGCTCCTTCCTTCGATCCTCCAGCGACTCCGTCAGCGGAGTCTTCGAGCCTCTGAACCTTCCCTCCGGCGCCAGTGCCTTACTGGGAGGCATCACCAGCGCCTTCAGCTGCCTCGACCGTCCCTACGGCTACTACGCTGACCAGGACAACTCGTGCCGTGTCTTCCACGTGTGCAACCCGACGCTCTTCTCCAACGGCGCCGTCGAAACCTACCAGTACAG CTTCATGTGCGGCGAGGGTTCGGTGTTCGACCAGAAGGAGCTGGCTTGCGTAGCGGAGTCGTCCGCCATCCCCTGCCAGGAATCCTCCAACTACTTCTACACCAACGAGCAGTTTGGACGTCCCGAAGATAAATCGCTCTAA
- the LOC113824515 gene encoding probable ATP-dependent RNA helicase ddx42 has product MKVFLIVALAAAAVGQQFQQQRQYDTAVRLATPGYFTQGGSFTSASFRNANGRLQGDSFQNSFQTASSDANTFRQSGLFQNSNQLQRNAATNRNQFQTGSFQQSSFDSNTFQQNTSPFQQNSNAQSANRFFQSGSSRFGSDNRFQTNSNQINSGSRFQSANQQDNSFQSFDNQRNSASTFSTFNNRQNLGGQFQQRSSSGFQSGFNQQDSNNQFQSSFNNQNSNNRFQSSFNNQNSNQFQSTFNNQDSNNQFQSTFNNQDSNNRFQSTFDNQNSNRFSQNSQTTSFLQSSSDSVSGVFEPLNLPSGASALLGGITSAFSCLDRPYGYYADQDNSCRVFHVCNPTLFSNGAVETYQYSFMCGEGSVFDQKELACVAESSAIPCQESSNYFYTNEQFGRPEDKSF; this is encoded by the exons ATGAAGGTTTTCCTAATTG TGGCGCTGGCAGCTGCCGCTGTCGGCCAGCAGTTCCAGCAGCAAAGGCAGTACGACACTGCCGTCCGCCTTGCCACTCCCGGATACTTCACACAGGGTGGAAGCTTCACCTCAGCTTCCTTCCGCAACGCAAATGGCCGACTGCAAGGCGACTCCTTCCAGAACTCTTTCCAGACTGCCTCTTCAGACGCCAACACCTTCCGTCAGTCTGGACTCTTCCAGAACAGCAACCAGCTCCAGAGGAATGCTGCCACCAACCGCAACCAGTTCCAGACTGGTTCCTTCCAGCAGAGCTCCTTCGACTCCAACACCTTCCAGCAGAACACAAGTCCATTCCAGCAGAACTCAAACGCTCAGTCTGCCAACCGCTTCTTCCAGTCAGGTTCCAGTCGGTTTGGTTCCGACAACCGATTCCAGACCAACTCCAATCAGATTAATTCCGGAAGCCGATTCCAGTCCGCCAACCAACAGGACAACTCTTTCCAGTCCTTCGACAACCAAAGGAACTCTGCCTCCACATTCTCCACATTCAACAACCGACAGAACCTTGGTGGTCAGTTCCAGCAACGTTCCTCTAGTGGTTTCCAGTCAGGCTTTAATCAGCAGGATTCCAACAACCAATTCCAGTCTAGCTTCAACAACCAGAATTCCAACAATCGATTCCAGTCCAGCTTCAACAATCAGAATTCCAACCAATTCCAGTCCACCTTCAACAACCAAGATTCCAACAACCAATTCCAGTCCACCTTCAACAACCAAGATTCCAACAACCGATTCCAGTCCACCTTCGACAACCAGAATTCCAACCGTTTCTCTCAGAACTCTCAGACCACCTCCTTCCTTCAATCCTCCAGCGACTCCGTCAGCGGAGTCTTCGAGCCTTTGAACCTTCCCTCCGGCGCCAGTGCCTTACTGGGAGGCATCACCAGCGCCTTCAGCTGCCTCGACCGTCCCTACGGCTACTACGCTGACCAGGACAACTCGTGCCGTGTCTTCCACGTGTGCAACCCGACGCTCTTCTCCAACGGCGCCGTCGAAACCTACCAGTACAG CTTCATGTGCGGCGAGGGTTCGGTGTTCGACCAGAAAGAGCTGGCTTGCGTAGCGGAGTCGTCCGCCATCCCCTGCCAGGAATCCTCCAACTACTTCTACACCAACGAGCAGTTTGGACGCCCCGAAGATAAATCTTTTTAA
- the LOC113815818 gene encoding probable ATP-dependent RNA helicase ddx42, giving the protein MKVLVIVTLAAAAVGQQFQQQRQYDTAVRLATPGYFTQGGSFTSASFQNANGRLQGDSFQNSFQTATSDANTFRQSGLFQNSNQLQSNAGTNRNQFQTGSFQQNSFDSNAFQQNSSPFQQNSFFQSGSSQFGSDNRFQTNSDQINSGSRFQSANQQDNSFQTFDNQKNSASTFSTFNNQQNLGGQFQQRSSSGFPSGFNQQDSNNQFQSSFNNQDSNNRFQSTNNQNSNNRFQSTFNQNSNNQFQSSFDNQNSNNRFQSTFNNQDSNRFSQNSQTTSFLRSSSDSVSGVFEPLNLPSGASALLGGITSAFSCLDRPYGYYADQDNSCRVFHVCNPTLFSNGAVETYQYSFMCGEGSVFDQKELACVAESSAIPCQESSNYFYTNEQFGRPEDKSF; this is encoded by the exons ATGAAGGTTCTCGTTATTG TAACGCTGGCAGCTGCCGCTGTCGGCCAACAGTTCCAGCAGCAAAGGCAGTACGACACTGCCGTCCGCCTTGCCACTCCCGGATACTTCACACAGGGTGGAAGCTTCACCTCAGCTTCCTTCCAAAACGCAAATGGCCGACTGCAAGGCGACTCCTTCCAGAACTCTTTCCAGACTGCCACTTCAGACGCCAACACCTTCCGTCAGTCTGGACTCTTCCAGAACAGCAACCAGCTCCAAAGCAATGCTGGCACCAACCGCAACCAGTTCCAGACTGGTTCCTTCCAGCAGAACTCCTTCGACTCCAACGCCTTTCAGCAGAACTCAAGTCCATTCCAGCAGAACAGCTTCTTCCAGTCAGGTTCCAGTCAGTTTGGTTCCGACAACCGATTCCAGACCAACTCCGATCAGATCAATTCTGGAAGCCGATTCCAGTCCGCCAACCAACAGGACAACTCTTTCCAGACCTTCGACAACCAAAAGAACTCCGCTTCCACATTCTCCACATTCAACAACCAACAGAACCTTGGTGGTCAGTTCCAGCAACGTTCCTCTAGTGGCTTCCCGTCAGGCTTTAATCAGCAGGATTCCAACAACCAATTCCAGTCTAGTTTCAACAACCAGGATTCCAACAACCGATTCCAATCCACCAACAACCAGAATTCCAATAACCGATTCCAATCCACCTTCAACCAAAATTCCAACAACCAATTCCAGTCCAGCTTCGACAACCAGAATTCCAACAATCGATTCCAGTCCACCTTCAACAACCAGGATTCCAACCGTTTCTCTCAGAACTCTCAGACCACCTCCTTCCTTCGATCCTCCAGCGACTCCGTCAGCGGAGTCTTCGAGCCTCTGAACCTTCCCTCCGGCGCCAGTGCCTTACTGGGAGGCATCACCAGCGCCTTCAGCTGCCTCGACCGTCCCTACGGCTACTACGCTGACCAGGACAACTCGTGCCGTGTCTTCCACGTGTGCAACCCGACGCTCTTCTCCAACGGCGCCGTCGAAACCTACCAGTACAG CTTCATGTGCGGCGAGGGTTCGGTGTTCGACCAGAAGGAGCTGGCTTGTGTAGCGGAGTCGTCCGCCATCCCCTGCCAGGAATCCTCCAACTACTTCTACACCAACGAGCAGTTTGGACGCCCCGAAGATAAATCTTTTTAA
- the LOC113824520 gene encoding dr1-associated corepressor homolog yields MKVLVVVTLAAAAVGQQFQQQRQYDTAVRLATPGYFTQGGSFTSASFRDANGRLQGDSFQNSFQTATSDANTFRQSGLFQNSNQLQRNAATNRNQFQTGSFQQSSFDSNAFQQNTSPFQQNSNAQSANSFFQSGSSQFGSDNRFQTNSNQINSGSRFQSANQQDNSFQTFDNQRNSASTFSTFNNRQNLGGQFQQRSSSGFQSGFNQQDSNNQFQSSFNNQNSNNRFQSSFNNQDSNSRFQSSFNNQNSNDRFQSTFNNQDSSNRFSQNSQTTSFLRSSSDSVSGVFEPLNLPSGASALLGSITSAFSCLDRPYGYYADQDNSCRVFHVCNPTLFSNGAVETYQYSFMCGEGSVFDQKELACVAESSAIPCQESSNYFYTNEQFGRPEDKSF; encoded by the exons ATGAAGGTTCTCGTTGTTG TGACGCTGGCAGCTGCCGCCGTCGGCCAGCAGTTCCAGCAGCAAAGGCAGTACGACACTGCCGTCCGCCTTGCCACTCCCGGATACTTCACACAGGGTGGAAGCTTCACCTCAGCTTCCTTCCGCGACGCAAATGGCCGACTGCAAGGCGACTCCTTCCAGAACTCTTTCCAGACTGCCACTTCAGACGCCAACACCTTCCGTCAGTCTGGACTCTTCCAGAACAGCAACCAGCTCCAAAGGAATGCTGCCACCAACCGCAACCAGTTCCAGACTGGTTCCTTCCAGCAGAGCTCCTTCGACTCCAACGCCTTTCAGCAGAACACAAGTCCATTCCAGCAGAACTCAAACGCTCAGTCTGCCAACAGCTTCTTCCAGTCAGGTTCCAGTCAGTTTGGTTCCGACAACCGATTCCAGACCAACTCCAATCAGATTAATTCCGGAAGCCGATTCCAGTCCGCCAACCAACAGGACAACTCTTTCCAGACCTTCGACAACCAAAGGAACTCTGCTTCCACATTCTCCACATTCAACAACCGACAGAACCTTGGTGGTCAGTTCCAGCAACGTTCCTCTAGTGGTTTCCAGTCAGGCTTTAATCAGCAGGATTCCAACAACCAATTCCAGTCCAGCTTCAACAACCAGAATTCAAATAACCGATTCCAGTCCAGCTTCAATAACCAAGATTCCAACAGCCGATTCCAGTCCAGCTTCAACAACCAGAATTCCAATGATCGATTCCAGTCCACCTTCAACAACCAGGATTCCAGCAACCGTTTCTCTCAGAACTCTCAGACCACCTCCTTCCTTCGATCCTCCAGCGACTCCGTCAGCGGAGTCTTCGAGCCTCTGAACCTTCCCTCCGGCGCCAGTGCCTTACTGGGAAGCATCACCAGCGCCTTCAGCTGCCTCGACCGTCCCTACGGCTACTACGCTGACCAGGACAACTCGTGCCGTGTCTTCCACGTGTGCAACCCGACGCTCTTCTCCAACGGCGCCGTCGAAACCTACCAGTACAG CTTCATGTGCGGCGAGGGTTCGGTGTTCGACCAGAAGGAGCTGGCTTGCGTAGCGGAGTCGTCCGCCATCCCCTGCCAGGAATCCTCCAACTACTTCTACACCAACGAGCAGTTTGGACGCCCTGAAGATAAATCTTTTTAA